DNA from Dietzia lutea:
CCGGATCTGCTCGGTGATCATCCAGGCCAGAGCACCGCACAGCGCGGCGACCACGGTGTTGAGGGCGGCGACACCGGCCGCGTTGCCGGCCGCGACCGCCGAACCGGCGTTGAAGCCGATCCACCCGGCGAAGAGCAGGCCCGCACCCAGGAACGTCAGGGGCACGCTGTGGGGGCGACTCACCGTGGGGAAGCCCGCCCGCCGACCGAGCACCAGCACCAGAGCCAGTGTCGCGACACCGGCGTTGATGTGGATCGCCGTACCGCCGGCCAGGTCGATGGCGCCGAGTCCGTTGGCGATCCAGCCACCCAGGACCGAGCCGTCCTCCGAGTCGAACGCGAACACCCAGTGGGCGACGGGGAAGAACACGAGCAGTGGCCACACCACCGCGAAGACCAGCCAACTGGAGAACTTCATCCGGTCGGCGACGCCGCCCGCGACCAGCGCGACGGTGATGCCGGCGAACAGCATCAGGAACCCCGCGAACAGCGCGGGCGGGAGACCGGGCGTCTCCGGCTCGGCCATGATGCCCCGGAGCCCCAGGTACTCGAGCGGGTCGCCGAGCAGACCGAGCCCGCCGATCGAATCGCCGAACGTGAGCGAGTAACCCACCACGACCCACAGGACGGCCATGACGGCGACCGCGCCGATCGTCATCATCATCATGTTGAGGGTGCTGCGGATGCTGACCATGCCGCCGTAGAACAGGGCGAGACCGGGCACCATCAGTGCCACGGCGACCATGGCCGCGAGCACCCAGGCGGTGTCCGCCGCCGCGATGGCTACGTCCATCTGTCTCTCTTTTCTCTGCGGGCCACCCTTTGGAGACGGCCGTCGGGATAAACGAACGTTTCCCAGTGTGATCCCACGCCCCTCACCGTCGGGTGTCGCGCCGGTTGCCATCCGGTTACCGAATCCGCGCCTCTGACCAGCAGTGCCAGGTTCGGCGGACCGTCGCGAGCGGGGCCGACGAGACGTAACACGGCCGAAACCACAGCGTTGTTTCTGCACAGTAGGTTACGGACACCGTTGAGAAACACCGGGAGGATCCATGACCGTGACCGCAGACCCCGCCGTCGGGGCCGCTGACCGTCCGAGCGGCTCCGCCCCGCGCCCGGCGGCGCCCGTGATGAGCCCTGCCGCCGCCCCGGCCGCCGGTCCACTCGCACGACTGGTGGCCGAGACGGGCACCCGTTTCGTGCTGGCCGTGTTCACCAACCTCCGCGGCAAACCCTGCGCCAAGCTCGTCCCCGCCGCAGCCGTCGACCAACTCGAGGCCGGAGAGCTCGGCTTCGCCGGTTTCGCCGCCGATGCGATGGGCCAACAGCCCGGAGACCCCGACCTCGTCGTCGTCCCCGACCCCCGGTCCTTCACCTCCCTCGACTTCATCAAACCCGGCCTGGCGCTCGTCCACTGCGACCCCTGGGTGAACGGGGAGCCGTGGCGCTTCGCGCCACGCGTGATCCTCAGCCGGACGCTCGCCGACGCCGCCACCGACGGCCTCGAGCTCAAGGTGGGCGCGGAGGTCGAGTACTTCCTGGTCCGCCGGAACCCCGACGGCGCGCTGTGTACCGCGGATCCCCGGGACGACGAGTCCCATCCCTGCTATGACGCGCGCGGCGTGACCCGCATGTACGACCACCTCGCCAGCGTCTCCGACGCCATGAACACGCTCGGATGGGCCAACTACGCCAACGACCACGAGGACGGAAACGGGCAGTTCGAGCAGAACTTCGCCTACGACGAGGCCATGGTCACCGCCGACCGGGTCATGACCCTGCGCTACATCATCTCGATGGTCGCCGAGCAGCGGGAGATGATCGCCACCTTCATGCCCAAACCCTTCTCCGACCGCACCGGCTCCGGGATGCACCTGCACATGTCGTTATGGCACGACGGCGACCCGGTCTTCCCCGCACAGGGCCGGGACCGGTACGGACTCGGGCTCTCCGCCACGGCGTACTCGTTCATCGCCGGCGTCCTCGACCATGCCGCCGGTATGCACGCGGTCCTGTGCCCGACGATCAACTCCTACAAGCGTATCGGCGCGAGCACGACGACATCCAGCGCCACGTGGTCGCCGCGGGACGTGACCTACGGCGGCAACGACCGCACCCACTACCTGCGGGTACCCGACGGCAACCGGGTGGAACTGCGCGGCGGCGACGGCTCGGCCAACCCGTACCTCGCCATCGCGGTGCAGCTGGCCGCCGGACTGGACGGCGTGAGGAGGGACCTCGATCCCGGGCCGCCGGCCACGCTCGCCGACGCCGCCCGCACCCTGCCGCCGACCCTCCTGCACGCCGTCGATGAGCTCAGCCGAGACCGGGTGGTCCGCGCCGCACTCGACATCGGCGGCGACGGAGTGGCCGCGTACTACGCCGACCTCAAACGCGAGGAGTTCACCGCGTGGCACAACACCGTCACCCAGTGGGAGATCGACGAGTACCTCACCGCCCTGTGACAGCCGGCGGGTCACACCGCTCTACAGCGAGCCACGCCCCTCTACATCCGAAGGAGAACACCCATGTGCGGAATCGTCGGACTCCACCTCCGCGACCCCGACCTCGAGCCGCGGCTCGGCGACATGCTCACCACCATGCTCGGCGAGATGACCGACCGCGGCTCGGACTCCGCTGGCGTCGCCGTCTACGGCAACACCGACTGGACCCCGCCCGGATCGGCGACCGTCACCGTGCTGGCGGACGGGGAGGACGCGCAGGTCCTCGCGGCCCGGGTCTCCGCCCGGCTCGCCGCCGCGGTGTCCGGACGCGAGCTCGGCGCGACGGTACTGCTGTCCGCCGAGGTCGACGTCGACGCCCTGGCCACCGCCGTTCGCACGGCCGCGCCGGAGGTGGTGCTGGTGGGTCTGGGAACCGAACTGGCCGTGCTCAAGGGAGTCGGGCTGCCGAGGGAACTGGCCGCCGGCTTCGGCCTGCCCGGCGTCTCCGGCTGGCAGGGCGTCGGACACACCCGCATGGCCACCGAATCCGCGGTCACGCCGGCCGGATCCCATCCCTTCTCCGTGGGACCCGACCAGTGCATCGTCCACAACGGCTCCTTCTCCAACCACGCCTCGGTGCGGCGCGCGATGGCCAGGCGCGACATCCACTGCGACACCCTCAACGACACCGAGGTCGCCGCCCGGTTCGTGGCGGAGCAGATCGCGCTCGGAGCGGGGATCGACGAAGCGCTGGAGGAGATGGCCGGCGTCCTGGACGGGTTCTACACGCTGCTGGTGTCCACCGCCGAGGAGTTCGCCGTGGTCCGCGACCCCATCGCCTGCAAGCCGGCCGTGATCGCCGAGACCGAGCAGTACGTGGCCATGGCGTCCGAGTACCGCGCGATGGCGCACCTGCCGGGCATCGCCGGCGCCCATCTCTACGAGCCCGAGCCGGGCCGCGTCTACCACTGGCACCGCTGACCCGCCCGGCCCCGACCGGCCCTGCCCTGACGATCTCCGAGCCGGCCGGACAGCGCCGCCACCGCCACCCAGGAAGGACCCACGATGACCGCCACACCGCATCAGGAGCTCGCTCCCGAGGCCATGTCGCCCGACCAGCGCGTCCGGCCCGCCCACCCGCACGTGATCGACGTCGGCGAGACCGGCCTGCGGGAGACCAACCGGGCTCTCCAGGCCTCCGACGGCACTGGCCGGTTCCTGCTGACCGACCCCCGCGGCGCGCACGCGCTCGCCGTGGGACTGGCGAGCCCCGACGAGGTGGTGATCGACGGACCCACCGGGT
Protein-coding regions in this window:
- the glnT gene encoding type III glutamate--ammonia ligase gives rise to the protein MSPAAAPAAGPLARLVAETGTRFVLAVFTNLRGKPCAKLVPAAAVDQLEAGELGFAGFAADAMGQQPGDPDLVVVPDPRSFTSLDFIKPGLALVHCDPWVNGEPWRFAPRVILSRTLADAATDGLELKVGAEVEYFLVRRNPDGALCTADPRDDESHPCYDARGVTRMYDHLASVSDAMNTLGWANYANDHEDGNGQFEQNFAYDEAMVTADRVMTLRYIISMVAEQREMIATFMPKPFSDRTGSGMHLHMSLWHDGDPVFPAQGRDRYGLGLSATAYSFIAGVLDHAAGMHAVLCPTINSYKRIGASTTTSSATWSPRDVTYGGNDRTHYLRVPDGNRVELRGGDGSANPYLAIAVQLAAGLDGVRRDLDPGPPATLADAARTLPPTLLHAVDELSRDRVVRAALDIGGDGVAAYYADLKREEFTAWHNTVTQWEIDEYLTAL
- a CDS encoding glutamine amidotransferase, producing the protein MCGIVGLHLRDPDLEPRLGDMLTTMLGEMTDRGSDSAGVAVYGNTDWTPPGSATVTVLADGEDAQVLAARVSARLAAAVSGRELGATVLLSAEVDVDALATAVRTAAPEVVLVGLGTELAVLKGVGLPRELAAGFGLPGVSGWQGVGHTRMATESAVTPAGSHPFSVGPDQCIVHNGSFSNHASVRRAMARRDIHCDTLNDTEVAARFVAEQIALGAGIDEALEEMAGVLDGFYTLLVSTAEEFAVVRDPIACKPAVIAETEQYVAMASEYRAMAHLPGIAGAHLYEPEPGRVYHWHR
- a CDS encoding ammonium transporter yields the protein MDVAIAAADTAWVLAAMVAVALMVPGLALFYGGMVSIRSTLNMMMMTIGAVAVMAVLWVVVGYSLTFGDSIGGLGLLGDPLEYLGLRGIMAEPETPGLPPALFAGFLMLFAGITVALVAGGVADRMKFSSWLVFAVVWPLLVFFPVAHWVFAFDSEDGSVLGGWIANGLGAIDLAGGTAIHINAGVATLALVLVLGRRAGFPTVSRPHSVPLTFLGAGLLFAGWIGFNAGSAVAAGNAAGVAALNTVVAALCGALAWMITEQIRAKHPTTLGVASGLVAGLVGITPAASSVSPLGAIAIGLICGVICHYAVGLKFRLGFDDSLDVAGLHLVAGVIGTLLIGVLADPASPVGEAGLLYGGGFGQLGAQALATLAVVAYSFVVTLLIAVVLDKAMGLRVTEEDELEGLDKAYHREMAYFQDGLGTRLEESYATAGEATDGAAPVSLSPATAAPASTASPAASAGT